One window of the Strix uralensis isolate ZFMK-TIS-50842 chromosome 3, bStrUra1, whole genome shotgun sequence genome contains the following:
- the MYCN gene encoding N-myc proto-oncogene protein: MPGMVSKNPDLEFDSLQPCFYPDEDDFYLCGPDSAPPGEDIWKKFELLPTPPLSPSRAGLQEHPPGGAPVPWGGAALGGCRPADPLDWASELLLLPPEADLWGGSDGGDFFETGLGVTNNLNSIIIQDCMWSGFSAREKLERAVSEKLQGKAPAAAAPPPPPGAAASAAGSPAAASGRAELGGAVPECVDPAVVFPFPVNKREAAAGRAGAVAVPAAGGGAPRGGRPPRPAGDSRASSSSGDDTLSDSDDEDEEEEDEEEEIDVVTVEKRRSSSNKAVTTLTITVRPKNTTFPSVRTQQNELILKRCAPIHQQHNYAAPSPYMESEDAPPQKKLKTEVPRPVKPMIQPKSKSSSPRNSDSEDSERRRNHNILERQRRNDLRSSFLTLRDHVPELVKNEKAAKVVILKKATEYVHSLQAEEQKLLLEKEKLQARQQQLLKKIEYKRTC, translated from the exons ATGCCAGGAATGGTCAGTAAAAACCCAGACCTCGAGTTCGACTCTTTGCAGCCCTGTTTCTACCCGGACGAAGATGATTTTTATTTGTGCGGGCCGGACTCCGCTCCCCCCGGGGAGGACATCTGGAAAAAGTttgagctgctgcccacccctcccCTGTCTCCCAGCCGGGCCGGGCTCCAGGAGcaccccccggggggggccccggtGCCGTGGGGAGGGGCGGCCCTGGGGGGCTGCCGCCCCGCCGACCCCCTGGACTGGGCGTCcgagctgctcctgctgccccccGAGGCCGACCTGTGGGGCGGCTCGGACGGCGGGGACTTCTTCGAGACGGGCCTCGGCGTGACCAACAACCTCAACTCCATCATCATCCAGGACTGCATGTGGAGCGGCTTCTCCGCCCGCGAGAAGCTGGAGCGGGCGGTCAGCGAGAAGCTGCAGGGCAaagcgcccgccgccgccgccccgccgccgcccccgggggccgccgcctccgccgcgggCAGTCCCGCCGCTGCCAGCGGCCGCGCGGAGCTGGGCGGCGCCGTGCCCGAGTGCGTGGACCCGGCCGTGGTCTTCCCCTTCCCCGTCAACaagcgggaggcggcggcgggccgcgccggggcggTGGCGGTGccagcggcgggcggcggggctccgcggggcggccgcccgccgcgccccgccggcgaCAGCCGGGCCAGCAGCAGCTCCGGGGACGACACCCTCAGCGACTCGG atgatgaagatgaggaggaagaggatgaagaagaagaaatagaTGTTGTGACAGTGGAGAAAAGACGCTCCTCCTCCAACAAGGCTGTTACCACCCTTACTATTACAGTGCGTCCTAAAAATACCACTTTTCCATCAGTCAGGACACAGCAGAATGAACTGATTTTAAAGCGTTGCGCACCAATTCACCAGCAGCATAATTATGCCGCTCCTTCTCCATACATGGAGAGTGAAGATGCTCCACCgcagaaaaagttaaaaaccGAGGTGCCCCGTCCAGTAAAACCTATGATCCAACCAAAGTCAAAGAGTTCAAGTCCTCGAAACTCTGATTCAGAGGATAGTGAACGTCGACGCAACCATAATATACTGGAGCGTCAACGGCGTAATGATCTGCGGTCAAGTTTCCTCACGTTAAGGGACCATGTTCCAGAACTGgttaaaaatgagaaagctgCAAAAGTTGTGATTTTGAAAAAAGCCACTGAATATGTTCATTCCCTCCAGGCTGAGGAGCAGAAGTTAttgctagaaaaggaaaaattgcaaGCCAGACAACAACAATTGCTAAAGAAAATAGAATACAAGCGGACTtgctaa